GGCCGACTTTGCCCGGGCTGTGGGCTTGCCGGTAATGCAAGCGGAAAAGCTGGCTTCCGATGATTTCCTGCAGCAGTTCAAGCAACTGGGGGCGGAAGCGGGGGTGGTGGTGGNNNNNNNNNNNNNNNNNNNNNNNNNNNNNNNNNNNNNNNNNNNNNNNNNNNNNNNNNNNNNNNNNNNNNNNNNNNNNNNNNNNNNNNCCGGGGACAAGGAAACCGGGGTCACCACCATGCTTTTGGACGAAGGCATGGACACCGGTCCCATCCTGCTCCAGCGCGCCACCCCCATTGACCCCCGGGAGCACGCCCCGCAACTGGAAGCCCGCCTG
This is a stretch of genomic DNA from Thermoanaerobaculum aquaticum. It encodes these proteins:
- a CDS encoding formyltransferase family protein produces the protein GDKETGVTTMLLDEGMDTGPILLQRATPIDPREHAPQLEARL